The Henckelia pumila isolate YLH828 chromosome 2, ASM3356847v2, whole genome shotgun sequence genome includes a window with the following:
- the LOC140878938 gene encoding epi-neemfruitin B 7-O-acetyltransferse L7AT-like: MEVEIISKEKVKPSSPIPDHLKFYKFSIFDQIMEPIFFHAVLYYLPEPESNTSQKIQVLKESLSLNLTRFHPFTGIINCDFSVECNDEGVPFFIAKVRGNLEDFLTQPDLLMTIKFLPIESHVLAKPGNHVSHIQVNCFECGGLAISIVVAHIVSDGVTLSTFLRGWAAAARSTGEEIICPKFTGHTLFPPIHHAMDRQSKLLSHDFSKYFYLGKFVTRRYLFDASVIAKLKKRASLTALPTSVEVLSAFIWQCYMNVFTDKSNLQRPFTLTHFVNLRRRAADPAVPDESFGNFLWLAVAQCINPNDTTFEDLASEVKRSIMKIDSGFVKVLQNNGYYENLKETRKGLPDKANDLMFTSWHKFDLYVVDFGWGKPIWLSPFASSRSESTLPNFVTLVDTRSGDGIEAWVVLDEKYVVAFEENEDLQNEVLVNPSPLQIGKKM, translated from the coding sequence ATGGAAGTAGAAATAATTTCAAAAGAAAAGGTGAAGCCATCTTCACCTATACCTGATCACCTCAAATTCTACAAATTTTCGATCTTCGATCAGATCATGGAACCAATTTTCTTTCATGCAGTTCTGTATTATCTTCCTGAGCCGGAGTCGAATACTTCCCAAAAAATCCAAGTCCTAAAGGAATCGCTTTCTTTAAACTTAACTCGTTTTCACCCGTTCACCGGGATAATCAACTGTGATTTCTCTGTGGAGTGCAATGATGAAGGGGTTCCATTTTTCATCGCCAAAGTTAGAGGGAATCTTGAAGATTTTCTGACCCAACCAGATTTGCTTATGACTATCAAGTTTCTGCCCATTGAAAGTCATGTTCTGGCAAAGCCCGGGAATCATGTTTCTCACATCCAAGTGAACTGTTTTGAATGTGGTGGATTGGCTATAAGTATAGTAGTTGCACACATTGTCTCTGATGGAGTGACTCTCTCTACTTTTCTCCGAGGTTGGGCCGCAGCTGCTCGTTCTACTGGTGAAGAAATTATATGCCCGAAATTTACAGGCCACACTCTTTTTCCACCAATACATCATGCAATGGATAGACAATCAAAGCTGCTTTCTCATGATTTTTCCAAGTATTTCTATTTAGGAAAGTTTGTGACAAGGAGATATTTGTTCGATGCATCGGTTATAGCAAAACTTAAAAAAAGAGCATCCCTTACAGCTCTTCCCACCAGCGTTGAGGTCCTATCAGCTTTCATTTGGCAATGTTACATGAATGTTTTTACTGATAAATCCAATCTCCAAAGACCCTTTACACTAACACATTTTGTTAACTTGAGAAGAAGGGCTGCTGATCCAGCTGTACCAGACGAGAGTTTCGGCAACTTCTTATGGCTAGCAGTCGCACAATGCATCAACCCAAACGATACAACTTTCGAAGATCTTGCTAGCGAAGTGAAAAGGTCCATCATGAAAATCGACAGCGGGTTCGTTAAAGTTCTGCAGAATAATGGATATTATGAGAATCTTAAAGAGACAAGAAAAGGGCTTCCGGATAAAGCTAATGACTTGATGTTTACCAGTTGGCATAAGTTCGACTTGTATGTTGTTGATTTTGGTTGGGGGAAGCCTATTTGGTTATCGCCATTCGCCTCTAGCCGTTCGGAATCCACGTTGCCTAATTTTGTGACTTTAGTGGATACAAGATCTGGTGATGGGATTGAAGCATGGGTGGTTCTTGATGAAAAATATGTGGTGGCATTCGAGGAAAATGAGGATCTGCAGAATGAAGTACTTGTTAATCCTAGTCCTTTACAAATCGGTAAAAAGATGTAA